Proteins from one Oncorhynchus tshawytscha isolate Ot180627B linkage group LG16, Otsh_v2.0, whole genome shotgun sequence genomic window:
- the LOC121839702 gene encoding paraneoplastic antigen Ma6E-like gives MSCVMSLILQLNVLEEQTLKGMSIEDQLHRAKGRRGGPGQGEAGWAKGRRGGPRGGRAGQGEAGRGGPRGGGARRAKGRRGGPRGDRAGQGETGRAKGKPGGPRGGRAGGPRGGRAGGPRGGRAGQGEAGPAKGRRGGAGRGEAGRAEGRRGGPRGDRAGQGEAGRAGQGEAGRAGQGEAGRAGQGEAGRAGQGEAGRAGQGEAGRAGQGEAGRAGQGEAGRAGQGEAGPAMGEAGPAMGRRGRPWGGGAKGRRGQGEASTAPHNR, from the exons ATGTCATGTGTGATGTCACTGATCCTCCAGTTGAATGTCCTAGAGGAACAGACCCTGAAAGGAATGTCTATAGAGGACCAACTG CATCGGGCCAAGGGGAGGCGGGGCGGGCCGGGCCAAGGGGAGGCGGGGTGGGCCAAGGGGAGGCGGGGCGGGCCAAGGGGAGGCCGGGCGGGCCAAGGGGAGGCGGGGCGAGGCGGGCCAAGGGGAGGCGGGGCGAGGCGGGCCAAGGGGAGGCGGGGCGGGCCAAGGGGAGACCGGGCGGGCCAAGGGGAGACCGGGCGGGCCAAGGGGAAGCCGGGCGGGCCAAGGGGAGGCCGGGCGGGCGGGCCAAGGGGAGGCCGGGCGGGCGGGCCAAGGGGAGGCCGGGCGGGCCAAGGGGAGGCGGGGCCGGCCAAGGGGAGGCGGGGCGGGGCGGGCCGAGGGGAGGCGGGGCGGGCCGAGGGGAGGCGGGGCGGGCCGAGGGGAGACCGGGCGGGCCAAGGGGAGGCCGGGCGGGCGGGCCAAGGGGAGGCCGGGCGGGCGGGCCAAGGGGAGGCCGGGCGGGCGGGCCAAGGGGAGGCCGGGCGGGCGGGCCAAGGGGAGGCCGGGCGGGCGGGCCAAGGGGAGGCCGGGCGGGCGGGCCAAGGGGAGGCCGGGCGGGCGGGCCAAGGGGAGGCCGGGCGGGCGGGCCAAGGGGAGGCGGGGCCGGCCATGGGGGAGGCGGGGCCGGCCATGGGGAGGCGGGGCCGGCCATGGGGAGGCGGGGCCAAGGGGAGGCGGGGCCAAGGGGAGGCCAG